The proteins below come from a single Falco rusticolus isolate bFalRus1 chromosome 8, bFalRus1.pri, whole genome shotgun sequence genomic window:
- the TTC21B gene encoding tetratricopeptide repeat protein 21B isoform X4, with amino-acid sequence MDVEVQQALLNYYCQEGYFHHVRAAADEALGRLGSDPVFLFFRAYGALRAGDIQEGIRQLEAIKNKQEVSLCTMMALIYAHKKSPNPDRDAILELDAKMKEQRRTAGQQALYFAGLFLWHLGREDRAREYVDRMIKVSGGGKEGLILKAWLDLTCGKETHIKKAVKYFDEALQEGNDVFALLGKAQYFEVRQNYSGALETVNQIIANFPNFIPAFIKKMKLQLALQDWEQAVETANRLLQKDALNLEAIRMEALHYLCREGNISAASARLEDLIKALDRLEPRNSQLFCKMALAFSRTCGRNQLILQHTQTLVERASDLASDNAEFATELGYQMILQGKVKEALKWYKTAMTLDETSVSALTGIIRCQLIQGQLEDAEHQLEFLNEIQQSIGKSGELPFLRAVLAMKKQKRQEEVIALLNDVLDAHFSSLHGFPLGIEYFEKLNPDFLLEIIREYLNFCPAQPASPGQSSSPILKHCASVLETVVKTVPGLQQAVFLIAKVKYLSGDIEAAHSNLHYCLERNPAYADAHLLMAQVYLAQNNTKLCSQSLELCLSYNFEVREHPVYHLIKAQTQKKMGELSEAIKTLQMAKNLPGMRKSTSSSKTKGKRIEIDASDRVSVFLELVEAHRLNGEPHEAAIILQDAINEFSGTPEELRVVIANADLSIAQGDIEQALTMLRNITPEQPYFVQAKEKMADIYLQYRKDKKLYAGCYRDLVEKRPSAYTSLLLGDAYMSIQEPDEAIEVYKQALKKNPNDPAVASKIGKALIKTHNYSQAIGFYEATLKSGQQNFLWYDLAELLMKLKQYERAEKILQQALDHEPVNELSSLMEDGRYQVLLAKIYSKMEKIDEAVVSLQQARELQARVLKRAQVEQLDAVPAQKQLAAEICAEIAKHSTAQRNYEKAIKFYKEALVHCETDNKAMLELARLYLAQDDTDACQHQCSLLLKNDQDNEAATMMMADLMFRKQDYEQAIFHFQQLLERKPDNYATLSRLIDLLRRAGKLEEVPRFLLMAEKHSSRTKLEPGFHYCKGLYLWYTGEPNDALRHFNKARKDSDWGQNAVYNMIEICLNPDNETVGGEVFENLDADIGNSTEKQESVQLAVRTAENLLKELKPQTIQGHVQLRIMENYCLMATKQKSSVERALNTFTEIVVAESCCKAYEYMGYIMEKEQAYKDAAINYEMAWKYGNQTNPTIGYKLAFNYLKGKRYVDAINVCHKVLEAHPNYPKIRKEILDKARASLRT; translated from the exons ATGGATGTTGAGGTGCAGCAG GCGCTGCTCAATTATTACTGCCAAGAGGGCTACTTCCACCATGTCCGGGCTGCGGCGGACGAGGCGCTGGGGCGGCTGGGCAGCGACCCGGTGTTCCTTTTCTTCCGAGCCTACGGCGCGCTGAGGGCAG GTGACATCCAAGAGGGTATTCGACAGTTGGAggctattaaaaacaaacaggaggTGTCACTTTGTACAATGATGGCTCTGATTTATGCCCATAAAAAGAGCCCTAATCCAG ATCGAGATGCTATTCTAGAATTGGATGCAAAAATGAAGGAGCAACGTAGAacagcaggacagcaggctCTGTACTTTGCTGGCTTGTTTTTGTGGCATCTTGGTCGTGAGGACAGAGCCCGTGAATATGTTGATAGAATGATCAAAGTTTCTGGTGGTGGTAAAGAG GGGTTGATTTTGAAAGCATGGCTTGATCTCACCTGTGGGAAAGAAACTCACATTAAAAAGGCTGTGAAATACTTTGATGAAGCACTGCAGGAAGGCAATGATGTTTTTGCTCTGCTTGGTAAA GCACAATATTTTGAGGTTCGACAGAATTATTCAGGAGCTCTGGAAACTGTGAACCAGATAATTGCAAACTTTCCAAACTTCATTCCTgctttcataaagaaaatgaagctaCAACTAGCCTTGCAGGACTGGGAGCAGGCAGTTGAAACGGCAAATAG ACTATTGCAGAAAGATGCCCTCAATTTAGAAGCCATACGAATGGAAGCCCTGCATTATCTatgcagagaaggaaatataTCTGCG GCTTCAGCAAGACTGGAAGACCTAATTAAAGCATTGGACAGATTAGAACCACGCAATTCACAGCTCTTCTGTAAAATGGCTTTAGCTTTCAGTAGAACA TGTGGCCGGAACCAGCTCATCCTTCAACATACACAAACCTTAGTTGAAAGAGCATCTGATTTGGCATCTGACAATGCAGAATTTGCAACTGAACTTGGCTACCAAATGATTTTACAAGGGAAAGTGAAAGAAGCTTTGAAATGGTACAAGACTGCTATGACGCTTGATGAAACAAGTGTTTCTGCACTAACTG GAATTATCCGTTGTCAGCTAATACAAGGGCAATTGGAAGATGCAGAACATCAGTTGGAGTTTCTTAATGAAATTCAACAGTCCATTGGGAAGTCTGGG gaATTACCTTTCTTGCGTGCAGTCCTAGctatgaaaaaacagaagagacaaGAAGAAGTTATTGCCTTATTGAATGATGTTCTGGATGCTCACTTTTCATCTTTGCATGGTTTTCCTCTTGGTatagaatattttgaaaaactaaacCCTGATTTCTTGCTAGAAATCATTAGAGAATATCTTAATTTTTGCCCAGCACAG CCTGCAAGTCCTGGGCAGTCGTCTTCACCAATTCTCAAGCACTGTGCTTCTGTTCTTGAAACTGTGGTAAAAACTGTGCCTGGTCTTCAAcaagctgtttttttaattgcaaaagtGAAATACTTATCAG GGGATATTGAAGCAGCCCATAGTAATCTACATTACTGTCTTGAAAGGAATCCTGCTTATGCAGATGCACACTTACTGATGGCCCAGGTGTATTTGGCTCAAAACAATACTAAACTATGTTCTCAATCCTTGGAACTTTGTCTGAGCTACAACTTTGAA GTGAGAGAACATCCTGTTTATCACTTAATTAAGGCCCAAACCCAGAAGAAGATGGGAGAATTATCAGAAGCTATTAAGACCTTACAGATGGCAAAGAATTTGCCTGGAATGAGAAAATCTACGTCTTCCTcaaaaactaaaggaaaaagaattgaaaTTGATGCAAGTGATCGTGTGTCTGTCTTCCTAGAGTTAGTAGAAGCTCATCGTTTGAATGGAGAACCG CATGAAGCTGCTATAATACTGCAAGATGCCATTAATGAATTTTCTGGAACTCCTGAGGAGCTAAGAGTTGTGATTGCAAATGCAGATCTGTCAATTGCTCAAGGAGATATTGAACAAGCCCTGACTATGCTCCGAAATATTACACCAGAACAGCCTTACTTTGTAcaagctaaagaaaaaatggCAGATATTTATCTTCAGTACAGGAAAGATAAGAAGTTGTATGCTGGCTGCTATAG AGACCTAGTAGAAAAACGGCCGAGTGCTTACACTTCGCTTCTTCTTGGTGATGCATACATGAGTATTCAAGAG CCTGATGAAGCCATAGAAGTCTACAAGCaggctttgaagaaaaatcCAAATGATCCAGCTGTAGCAAGTAAAATTGGAAAAGCCCTAATCAAAACACATAACTATTCACAG gcaaTTGGTTTTTATGAGGCTACATTGAAAAGTGGTCAACAGAATTTCCTTTGGTATGATTTGGCTGAGCTTTTAATGAAACTGAAGCAGTatgaaagggcagaaaaaatacttcagcaagCTTTAGATCATGAGCCTG TTAATGAATTGTCTTCTCTGATGGAAGATGGACGTTACCAGGTGCTTCTGGCAaaaatttacagcaaaatgGAGAAGATTGATGAAGCTGTTGTTTCATTACAACAG GCTCGAGAATTACAAGCCAGAGTGCTTAAACGGGCTCAAGTAGAACAGCTGGATGCAGTTCCTGCACAGAAACAGTTAGCGGCTGAAATTTGTGCTGAGATTGCAAAACATTCTACAGCCCAGCGAAACTatgaaaaagcaattaaattttACAAAGAAGCTCTTGTTCACTGTGAAACTGATAACAAG GCAATGTTGGAACTTGCACGTTTATATCTTGCACAAGATGATACTGATGCCTGTCAACATCAGTGCTCCTTACTACTGAAGAACGACCAAGATAATGAAGCAGCAACCATG ATGATGGCTGATCTCATGTTCAGGAAGCAAGATTATGAACAAGCTATCTTTCATTTCCAACAGCTCCTAGAACGCAAGCCAG ATAACTATGCAACCCTGTCGCGATTAATTGACCTATTAAGAAGAGCTGGGAAACTAGAAGAAGTCCCAAGATTTCTTTTAATGGCTGAAAAACATTCTTCCAGAACAAAGCTTGAACCAGGATTTCACTACTGCAAAGGACTTTATCTTTG GTATACAGGTGAACCAAATGATGCACTACGGCATTTTAATAAAGCTCGGAAGGACAGTGACTGGGGACAGAATGCAGTCTACAACATGATTGAGATTTGTCTGAACCCAGATAATGAAACAGTGGGTGGTGAAGTCTTTGAAAATCTGGATGCTGACATAGG TAATTCAACAGAGAAGCAGGAGTCTGTGCAGTTGGCTGtaagaacagcagaaaatctTCTGAAAGAACTCAAGCCTCAGACCATTCAGGGTCACGTCCAACTGCGAATCATGGAAAATTATTGTCTCATggcaaccaaacaaaaatcaagtgTTGAACGAGCACTGAACACTTTCACTGAAATAGTAGTGGCTGAG TCATGCTGCAAGGCTTATGAATACATGGGATACATAATGGAAAAGGAACAAGCATATAAGGATGCAGCAATAAATTACGAGATGGCCTGGAAATATGGAAACCAAACAAATCCAACAATAG
- the TTC21B gene encoding tetratricopeptide repeat protein 21B isoform X1, whose translation MDVEVQQALLNYYCQEGYFHHVRAAADEALGRLGSDPVFLFFRAYGALRAGDIQEGIRQLEAIKNKQEVSLCTMMALIYAHKKSPNPDRDAILELDAKMKEQRRTAGQQALYFAGLFLWHLGREDRAREYVDRMIKVSGGGKEGLILKAWLDLTCGKETHIKKAVKYFDEALQEGNDVFALLGKAQYFEVRQNYSGALETVNQIIANFPNFIPAFIKKMKLQLALQDWEQAVETANRLLQKDALNLEAIRMEALHYLCREGNISAASARLEDLIKALDRLEPRNSQLFCKMALAFSRTCGRNQLILQHTQTLVERASDLASDNAEFATELGYQMILQGKVKEALKWYKTAMTLDETSVSALTGIIRCQLIQGQLEDAEHQLEFLNEIQQSIGKSGELPFLRAVLAMKKQKRQEEVIALLNDVLDAHFSSLHGFPLGIEYFEKLNPDFLLEIIREYLNFCPAQPASPGQSSSPILKHCASVLETVVKTVPGLQQAVFLIAKVKYLSGDIEAAHSNLHYCLERNPAYADAHLLMAQVYLAQNNTKLCSQSLELCLSYNFEVREHPVYHLIKAQTQKKMGELSEAIKTLQMAKNLPGMRKSTSSSKTKGKRIEIDASDRVSVFLELVEAHRLNGEPHEAAIILQDAINEFSGTPEELRVVIANADLSIAQGDIEQALTMLRNITPEQPYFVQAKEKMADIYLQYRKDKKLYAGCYRDLVEKRPSAYTSLLLGDAYMSIQEPDEAIEVYKQALKKNPNDPAVASKIGKALIKTHNYSQAIGFYEATLKSGQQNFLWYDLAELLMKLKQYERAEKILQQALDHEPVNELSSLMEDGRYQVLLAKIYSKMEKIDEAVVSLQQARELQARVLKRAQVEQLDAVPAQKQLAAEICAEIAKHSTAQRNYEKAIKFYKEALVHCETDNKAMLELARLYLAQDDTDACQHQCSLLLKNDQDNEAATMMMADLMFRKQDYEQAIFHFQQLLERKPDNYATLSRLIDLLRRAGKLEEVPRFLLMAEKHSSRTKLEPGFHYCKGLYLWYTGEPNDALRHFNKARKDSDWGQNAVYNMIEICLNPDNETVGGEVFENLDADIGNSTEKQESVQLAVRTAENLLKELKPQTIQGHVQLRIMENYCLMATKQKSSVERALNTFTEIVVAEKDHIPALLGMATAYMILKQTPRARNQLKRISKMSWNPIDAEEFEKSWLLLADIYIQSAKYDMAGELLKRCLRHNRSCCKAYEYMGYIMEKEQAYKDAAINYEMAWKYGNQTNPTIGYKLAFNYLKGKRYVDAINVCHKVLEAHPNYPKIRKEILDKARASLRT comes from the exons ATGGATGTTGAGGTGCAGCAG GCGCTGCTCAATTATTACTGCCAAGAGGGCTACTTCCACCATGTCCGGGCTGCGGCGGACGAGGCGCTGGGGCGGCTGGGCAGCGACCCGGTGTTCCTTTTCTTCCGAGCCTACGGCGCGCTGAGGGCAG GTGACATCCAAGAGGGTATTCGACAGTTGGAggctattaaaaacaaacaggaggTGTCACTTTGTACAATGATGGCTCTGATTTATGCCCATAAAAAGAGCCCTAATCCAG ATCGAGATGCTATTCTAGAATTGGATGCAAAAATGAAGGAGCAACGTAGAacagcaggacagcaggctCTGTACTTTGCTGGCTTGTTTTTGTGGCATCTTGGTCGTGAGGACAGAGCCCGTGAATATGTTGATAGAATGATCAAAGTTTCTGGTGGTGGTAAAGAG GGGTTGATTTTGAAAGCATGGCTTGATCTCACCTGTGGGAAAGAAACTCACATTAAAAAGGCTGTGAAATACTTTGATGAAGCACTGCAGGAAGGCAATGATGTTTTTGCTCTGCTTGGTAAA GCACAATATTTTGAGGTTCGACAGAATTATTCAGGAGCTCTGGAAACTGTGAACCAGATAATTGCAAACTTTCCAAACTTCATTCCTgctttcataaagaaaatgaagctaCAACTAGCCTTGCAGGACTGGGAGCAGGCAGTTGAAACGGCAAATAG ACTATTGCAGAAAGATGCCCTCAATTTAGAAGCCATACGAATGGAAGCCCTGCATTATCTatgcagagaaggaaatataTCTGCG GCTTCAGCAAGACTGGAAGACCTAATTAAAGCATTGGACAGATTAGAACCACGCAATTCACAGCTCTTCTGTAAAATGGCTTTAGCTTTCAGTAGAACA TGTGGCCGGAACCAGCTCATCCTTCAACATACACAAACCTTAGTTGAAAGAGCATCTGATTTGGCATCTGACAATGCAGAATTTGCAACTGAACTTGGCTACCAAATGATTTTACAAGGGAAAGTGAAAGAAGCTTTGAAATGGTACAAGACTGCTATGACGCTTGATGAAACAAGTGTTTCTGCACTAACTG GAATTATCCGTTGTCAGCTAATACAAGGGCAATTGGAAGATGCAGAACATCAGTTGGAGTTTCTTAATGAAATTCAACAGTCCATTGGGAAGTCTGGG gaATTACCTTTCTTGCGTGCAGTCCTAGctatgaaaaaacagaagagacaaGAAGAAGTTATTGCCTTATTGAATGATGTTCTGGATGCTCACTTTTCATCTTTGCATGGTTTTCCTCTTGGTatagaatattttgaaaaactaaacCCTGATTTCTTGCTAGAAATCATTAGAGAATATCTTAATTTTTGCCCAGCACAG CCTGCAAGTCCTGGGCAGTCGTCTTCACCAATTCTCAAGCACTGTGCTTCTGTTCTTGAAACTGTGGTAAAAACTGTGCCTGGTCTTCAAcaagctgtttttttaattgcaaaagtGAAATACTTATCAG GGGATATTGAAGCAGCCCATAGTAATCTACATTACTGTCTTGAAAGGAATCCTGCTTATGCAGATGCACACTTACTGATGGCCCAGGTGTATTTGGCTCAAAACAATACTAAACTATGTTCTCAATCCTTGGAACTTTGTCTGAGCTACAACTTTGAA GTGAGAGAACATCCTGTTTATCACTTAATTAAGGCCCAAACCCAGAAGAAGATGGGAGAATTATCAGAAGCTATTAAGACCTTACAGATGGCAAAGAATTTGCCTGGAATGAGAAAATCTACGTCTTCCTcaaaaactaaaggaaaaagaattgaaaTTGATGCAAGTGATCGTGTGTCTGTCTTCCTAGAGTTAGTAGAAGCTCATCGTTTGAATGGAGAACCG CATGAAGCTGCTATAATACTGCAAGATGCCATTAATGAATTTTCTGGAACTCCTGAGGAGCTAAGAGTTGTGATTGCAAATGCAGATCTGTCAATTGCTCAAGGAGATATTGAACAAGCCCTGACTATGCTCCGAAATATTACACCAGAACAGCCTTACTTTGTAcaagctaaagaaaaaatggCAGATATTTATCTTCAGTACAGGAAAGATAAGAAGTTGTATGCTGGCTGCTATAG AGACCTAGTAGAAAAACGGCCGAGTGCTTACACTTCGCTTCTTCTTGGTGATGCATACATGAGTATTCAAGAG CCTGATGAAGCCATAGAAGTCTACAAGCaggctttgaagaaaaatcCAAATGATCCAGCTGTAGCAAGTAAAATTGGAAAAGCCCTAATCAAAACACATAACTATTCACAG gcaaTTGGTTTTTATGAGGCTACATTGAAAAGTGGTCAACAGAATTTCCTTTGGTATGATTTGGCTGAGCTTTTAATGAAACTGAAGCAGTatgaaagggcagaaaaaatacttcagcaagCTTTAGATCATGAGCCTG TTAATGAATTGTCTTCTCTGATGGAAGATGGACGTTACCAGGTGCTTCTGGCAaaaatttacagcaaaatgGAGAAGATTGATGAAGCTGTTGTTTCATTACAACAG GCTCGAGAATTACAAGCCAGAGTGCTTAAACGGGCTCAAGTAGAACAGCTGGATGCAGTTCCTGCACAGAAACAGTTAGCGGCTGAAATTTGTGCTGAGATTGCAAAACATTCTACAGCCCAGCGAAACTatgaaaaagcaattaaattttACAAAGAAGCTCTTGTTCACTGTGAAACTGATAACAAG GCAATGTTGGAACTTGCACGTTTATATCTTGCACAAGATGATACTGATGCCTGTCAACATCAGTGCTCCTTACTACTGAAGAACGACCAAGATAATGAAGCAGCAACCATG ATGATGGCTGATCTCATGTTCAGGAAGCAAGATTATGAACAAGCTATCTTTCATTTCCAACAGCTCCTAGAACGCAAGCCAG ATAACTATGCAACCCTGTCGCGATTAATTGACCTATTAAGAAGAGCTGGGAAACTAGAAGAAGTCCCAAGATTTCTTTTAATGGCTGAAAAACATTCTTCCAGAACAAAGCTTGAACCAGGATTTCACTACTGCAAAGGACTTTATCTTTG GTATACAGGTGAACCAAATGATGCACTACGGCATTTTAATAAAGCTCGGAAGGACAGTGACTGGGGACAGAATGCAGTCTACAACATGATTGAGATTTGTCTGAACCCAGATAATGAAACAGTGGGTGGTGAAGTCTTTGAAAATCTGGATGCTGACATAGG TAATTCAACAGAGAAGCAGGAGTCTGTGCAGTTGGCTGtaagaacagcagaaaatctTCTGAAAGAACTCAAGCCTCAGACCATTCAGGGTCACGTCCAACTGCGAATCATGGAAAATTATTGTCTCATggcaaccaaacaaaaatcaagtgTTGAACGAGCACTGAACACTTTCACTGAAATAGTAGTGGCTGAG AAGGATCATATACCAGCACTTTTGGGAATGGCTACAGCCTACATGATCTTGAAACAGACCCCACGAGCCAGAAATCAGTTAAAACGGATCTCAAAAATGAGCTGGAATCCCATTGATGCAGAGGAGTTTGAGAAGAGTTGGCTTCTGCTTGCAGATATATATATTCAATCTGCAAAATATGATATGGCAGGTGAATTATTAAAACGATGCCTTCGTCATAATAGG TCATGCTGCAAGGCTTATGAATACATGGGATACATAATGGAAAAGGAACAAGCATATAAGGATGCAGCAATAAATTACGAGATGGCCTGGAAATATGGAAACCAAACAAATCCAACAATAG
- the TTC21B gene encoding tetratricopeptide repeat protein 21B isoform X3: MMALIYAHKKSPNPDRDAILELDAKMKEQRRTAGQQALYFAGLFLWHLGREDRAREYVDRMIKVSGGGKEGLILKAWLDLTCGKETHIKKAVKYFDEALQEGNDVFALLGKAQYFEVRQNYSGALETVNQIIANFPNFIPAFIKKMKLQLALQDWEQAVETANRLLQKDALNLEAIRMEALHYLCREGNISAASARLEDLIKALDRLEPRNSQLFCKMALAFSRTCGRNQLILQHTQTLVERASDLASDNAEFATELGYQMILQGKVKEALKWYKTAMTLDETSVSALTGIIRCQLIQGQLEDAEHQLEFLNEIQQSIGKSGELPFLRAVLAMKKQKRQEEVIALLNDVLDAHFSSLHGFPLGIEYFEKLNPDFLLEIIREYLNFCPAQPASPGQSSSPILKHCASVLETVVKTVPGLQQAVFLIAKVKYLSGDIEAAHSNLHYCLERNPAYADAHLLMAQVYLAQNNTKLCSQSLELCLSYNFEVREHPVYHLIKAQTQKKMGELSEAIKTLQMAKNLPGMRKSTSSSKTKGKRIEIDASDRVSVFLELVEAHRLNGEPHEAAIILQDAINEFSGTPEELRVVIANADLSIAQGDIEQALTMLRNITPEQPYFVQAKEKMADIYLQYRKDKKLYAGCYRDLVEKRPSAYTSLLLGDAYMSIQEPDEAIEVYKQALKKNPNDPAVASKIGKALIKTHNYSQAIGFYEATLKSGQQNFLWYDLAELLMKLKQYERAEKILQQALDHEPVNELSSLMEDGRYQVLLAKIYSKMEKIDEAVVSLQQARELQARVLKRAQVEQLDAVPAQKQLAAEICAEIAKHSTAQRNYEKAIKFYKEALVHCETDNKAMLELARLYLAQDDTDACQHQCSLLLKNDQDNEAATMMMADLMFRKQDYEQAIFHFQQLLERKPDNYATLSRLIDLLRRAGKLEEVPRFLLMAEKHSSRTKLEPGFHYCKGLYLWYTGEPNDALRHFNKARKDSDWGQNAVYNMIEICLNPDNETVGGEVFENLDADIGNSTEKQESVQLAVRTAENLLKELKPQTIQGHVQLRIMENYCLMATKQKSSVERALNTFTEIVVAEKDHIPALLGMATAYMILKQTPRARNQLKRISKMSWNPIDAEEFEKSWLLLADIYIQSAKYDMAGELLKRCLRHNRSCCKAYEYMGYIMEKEQAYKDAAINYEMAWKYGNQTNPTIGYKLAFNYLKGKRYVDAINVCHKVLEAHPNYPKIRKEILDKARASLRT; the protein is encoded by the exons ATGATGGCTCTGATTTATGCCCATAAAAAGAGCCCTAATCCAG ATCGAGATGCTATTCTAGAATTGGATGCAAAAATGAAGGAGCAACGTAGAacagcaggacagcaggctCTGTACTTTGCTGGCTTGTTTTTGTGGCATCTTGGTCGTGAGGACAGAGCCCGTGAATATGTTGATAGAATGATCAAAGTTTCTGGTGGTGGTAAAGAG GGGTTGATTTTGAAAGCATGGCTTGATCTCACCTGTGGGAAAGAAACTCACATTAAAAAGGCTGTGAAATACTTTGATGAAGCACTGCAGGAAGGCAATGATGTTTTTGCTCTGCTTGGTAAA GCACAATATTTTGAGGTTCGACAGAATTATTCAGGAGCTCTGGAAACTGTGAACCAGATAATTGCAAACTTTCCAAACTTCATTCCTgctttcataaagaaaatgaagctaCAACTAGCCTTGCAGGACTGGGAGCAGGCAGTTGAAACGGCAAATAG ACTATTGCAGAAAGATGCCCTCAATTTAGAAGCCATACGAATGGAAGCCCTGCATTATCTatgcagagaaggaaatataTCTGCG GCTTCAGCAAGACTGGAAGACCTAATTAAAGCATTGGACAGATTAGAACCACGCAATTCACAGCTCTTCTGTAAAATGGCTTTAGCTTTCAGTAGAACA TGTGGCCGGAACCAGCTCATCCTTCAACATACACAAACCTTAGTTGAAAGAGCATCTGATTTGGCATCTGACAATGCAGAATTTGCAACTGAACTTGGCTACCAAATGATTTTACAAGGGAAAGTGAAAGAAGCTTTGAAATGGTACAAGACTGCTATGACGCTTGATGAAACAAGTGTTTCTGCACTAACTG GAATTATCCGTTGTCAGCTAATACAAGGGCAATTGGAAGATGCAGAACATCAGTTGGAGTTTCTTAATGAAATTCAACAGTCCATTGGGAAGTCTGGG gaATTACCTTTCTTGCGTGCAGTCCTAGctatgaaaaaacagaagagacaaGAAGAAGTTATTGCCTTATTGAATGATGTTCTGGATGCTCACTTTTCATCTTTGCATGGTTTTCCTCTTGGTatagaatattttgaaaaactaaacCCTGATTTCTTGCTAGAAATCATTAGAGAATATCTTAATTTTTGCCCAGCACAG CCTGCAAGTCCTGGGCAGTCGTCTTCACCAATTCTCAAGCACTGTGCTTCTGTTCTTGAAACTGTGGTAAAAACTGTGCCTGGTCTTCAAcaagctgtttttttaattgcaaaagtGAAATACTTATCAG GGGATATTGAAGCAGCCCATAGTAATCTACATTACTGTCTTGAAAGGAATCCTGCTTATGCAGATGCACACTTACTGATGGCCCAGGTGTATTTGGCTCAAAACAATACTAAACTATGTTCTCAATCCTTGGAACTTTGTCTGAGCTACAACTTTGAA GTGAGAGAACATCCTGTTTATCACTTAATTAAGGCCCAAACCCAGAAGAAGATGGGAGAATTATCAGAAGCTATTAAGACCTTACAGATGGCAAAGAATTTGCCTGGAATGAGAAAATCTACGTCTTCCTcaaaaactaaaggaaaaagaattgaaaTTGATGCAAGTGATCGTGTGTCTGTCTTCCTAGAGTTAGTAGAAGCTCATCGTTTGAATGGAGAACCG CATGAAGCTGCTATAATACTGCAAGATGCCATTAATGAATTTTCTGGAACTCCTGAGGAGCTAAGAGTTGTGATTGCAAATGCAGATCTGTCAATTGCTCAAGGAGATATTGAACAAGCCCTGACTATGCTCCGAAATATTACACCAGAACAGCCTTACTTTGTAcaagctaaagaaaaaatggCAGATATTTATCTTCAGTACAGGAAAGATAAGAAGTTGTATGCTGGCTGCTATAG AGACCTAGTAGAAAAACGGCCGAGTGCTTACACTTCGCTTCTTCTTGGTGATGCATACATGAGTATTCAAGAG CCTGATGAAGCCATAGAAGTCTACAAGCaggctttgaagaaaaatcCAAATGATCCAGCTGTAGCAAGTAAAATTGGAAAAGCCCTAATCAAAACACATAACTATTCACAG gcaaTTGGTTTTTATGAGGCTACATTGAAAAGTGGTCAACAGAATTTCCTTTGGTATGATTTGGCTGAGCTTTTAATGAAACTGAAGCAGTatgaaagggcagaaaaaatacttcagcaagCTTTAGATCATGAGCCTG TTAATGAATTGTCTTCTCTGATGGAAGATGGACGTTACCAGGTGCTTCTGGCAaaaatttacagcaaaatgGAGAAGATTGATGAAGCTGTTGTTTCATTACAACAG GCTCGAGAATTACAAGCCAGAGTGCTTAAACGGGCTCAAGTAGAACAGCTGGATGCAGTTCCTGCACAGAAACAGTTAGCGGCTGAAATTTGTGCTGAGATTGCAAAACATTCTACAGCCCAGCGAAACTatgaaaaagcaattaaattttACAAAGAAGCTCTTGTTCACTGTGAAACTGATAACAAG GCAATGTTGGAACTTGCACGTTTATATCTTGCACAAGATGATACTGATGCCTGTCAACATCAGTGCTCCTTACTACTGAAGAACGACCAAGATAATGAAGCAGCAACCATG ATGATGGCTGATCTCATGTTCAGGAAGCAAGATTATGAACAAGCTATCTTTCATTTCCAACAGCTCCTAGAACGCAAGCCAG ATAACTATGCAACCCTGTCGCGATTAATTGACCTATTAAGAAGAGCTGGGAAACTAGAAGAAGTCCCAAGATTTCTTTTAATGGCTGAAAAACATTCTTCCAGAACAAAGCTTGAACCAGGATTTCACTACTGCAAAGGACTTTATCTTTG GTATACAGGTGAACCAAATGATGCACTACGGCATTTTAATAAAGCTCGGAAGGACAGTGACTGGGGACAGAATGCAGTCTACAACATGATTGAGATTTGTCTGAACCCAGATAATGAAACAGTGGGTGGTGAAGTCTTTGAAAATCTGGATGCTGACATAGG TAATTCAACAGAGAAGCAGGAGTCTGTGCAGTTGGCTGtaagaacagcagaaaatctTCTGAAAGAACTCAAGCCTCAGACCATTCAGGGTCACGTCCAACTGCGAATCATGGAAAATTATTGTCTCATggcaaccaaacaaaaatcaagtgTTGAACGAGCACTGAACACTTTCACTGAAATAGTAGTGGCTGAG AAGGATCATATACCAGCACTTTTGGGAATGGCTACAGCCTACATGATCTTGAAACAGACCCCACGAGCCAGAAATCAGTTAAAACGGATCTCAAAAATGAGCTGGAATCCCATTGATGCAGAGGAGTTTGAGAAGAGTTGGCTTCTGCTTGCAGATATATATATTCAATCTGCAAAATATGATATGGCAGGTGAATTATTAAAACGATGCCTTCGTCATAATAGG TCATGCTGCAAGGCTTATGAATACATGGGATACATAATGGAAAAGGAACAAGCATATAAGGATGCAGCAATAAATTACGAGATGGCCTGGAAATATGGAAACCAAACAAATCCAACAATAG